The proteins below are encoded in one region of Limnohabitans sp. 63ED37-2:
- a CDS encoding adenylate/guanylate cyclase domain-containing protein, translated as MSKDSFDLYDREKALISEGSTLLESEDLKTLKPFAQRLFDGFVSLFNENQNLLRHSDRQEQRLVKLNQNLKAQTQELELKRQTQELLSQQLAKYLPPQIMSALLSGTYQSKVATQRKKLTVFFSDIRDFTATSDLLQPEALTEYLNEYFSEMTEIAMGHGATIDKYIGDAMMVFFGDPESKGHQEDARACVLMAMAMQARMKELAVRWKNKGFENPFVIRIGINTGYCNVGNFGSDQRLSYTIIGGEVNLTQRLESHSDPGGILMSYETYCYVQDLVEVEERQPVKMKGIARDVKTFAVLGPKKTQPHRNVALNHEAGINIDLDVSTLTPSERQQLAEKLRAVANQIS; from the coding sequence TTGAGCAAAGATTCTTTTGACCTGTACGACCGAGAAAAGGCTCTGATTTCAGAGGGCTCAACCCTGCTTGAGTCTGAGGACTTGAAAACCCTCAAGCCTTTCGCCCAAAGGCTGTTTGATGGTTTTGTGAGCTTGTTCAATGAAAATCAAAATTTACTGCGGCACTCTGACCGCCAAGAGCAGCGCCTGGTGAAGTTGAACCAGAACTTGAAGGCACAAACCCAAGAGCTGGAATTGAAAAGGCAGACGCAAGAATTGCTCTCACAGCAATTGGCCAAGTACTTGCCACCTCAAATCATGTCGGCTTTGTTGTCGGGCACCTACCAATCAAAGGTGGCAACACAAAGAAAAAAACTCACCGTTTTTTTCAGCGACATTCGTGACTTCACAGCCACTTCAGATCTGCTCCAACCCGAAGCCTTGACCGAGTATTTGAATGAGTACTTCTCGGAAATGACCGAGATTGCGATGGGCCATGGCGCCACCATTGATAAATACATTGGCGATGCGATGATGGTATTTTTTGGCGACCCCGAAAGCAAAGGCCACCAAGAAGATGCGCGAGCCTGTGTGCTGATGGCCATGGCCATGCAAGCGCGGATGAAGGAACTGGCTGTCAGGTGGAAAAACAAGGGTTTTGAAAACCCCTTTGTGATTCGGATTGGCATCAACACGGGTTATTGCAATGTCGGTAACTTCGGCAGTGACCAGCGGCTCAGCTACACCATCATTGGCGGCGAGGTCAATTTGACCCAACGCCTGGAATCCCATTCAGATCCAGGCGGCATCTTGATGAGTTACGAAACATATTGCTATGTCCAAGACTTGGTTGAAGTGGAAGAACGCCAGCCCGTCAAAATGAAGGGGATTGCCCGAGATGTGAAAACCTTTGCAGTCTTGGGCCCCAAGAAGACTCAACCTCATCGAAACGTGGCATTGAACCATGAGGCGGGCATCAACATCGATCTGGACGTGTCCACTTTGACACCTTCCGAACGCCAGCAATTGGCAGAAAAACTGCGCGCGGTGGCCAACCAAATTTCGTGA
- a CDS encoding alpha/beta fold hydrolase, giving the protein MNPPFYLRVDTYLLALAPQQNGHMEQQIQLNQIDANGIHFSYLECGSGPIALCVHGFPDSAHTWRFLMPALAKAGFRAIAPFTRGYAPTSLAPDDCYQTGARAADVNALHEALGGDENAVLIGHDWGASTALTAAANAPQRWHRVVAMSVPPVLILRKALDRSLAQIKRSWYMFYFQSALAETAIPANDYALIEMLWADWSPGFKSKDDLENFKKCISSPSHLKAALGYYRASLGNGKKTDTYNAIETKGLEPLKQPTLYLHGKKDGCIGVELAEEARSTCPWLEVRVLDQVGHFM; this is encoded by the coding sequence TTGAATCCGCCTTTTTATTTACGGGTTGATACCTATTTGTTGGCGCTGGCACCTCAGCAAAATGGACACATGGAACAACAAATTCAGCTCAATCAAATTGATGCCAATGGCATTCATTTTTCTTACCTTGAGTGTGGTTCTGGTCCTATCGCTTTGTGTGTCCACGGATTTCCAGACTCTGCCCATACTTGGCGATTCTTGATGCCAGCATTGGCCAAAGCAGGCTTTAGAGCCATTGCACCCTTTACCCGGGGCTATGCACCCACTTCACTTGCGCCCGATGACTGTTACCAAACTGGTGCACGTGCAGCGGATGTCAATGCATTGCATGAAGCGCTGGGTGGTGATGAGAATGCGGTTCTGATTGGGCACGATTGGGGGGCTTCCACGGCTCTGACGGCTGCGGCCAACGCACCTCAACGATGGCATCGGGTGGTTGCCATGTCGGTCCCGCCCGTACTTATTTTGCGCAAAGCATTGGATCGCAGTCTTGCTCAAATCAAACGCAGTTGGTACATGTTTTATTTTCAGTCTGCTTTGGCGGAGACAGCCATCCCAGCGAACGACTACGCGCTCATTGAGATGCTGTGGGCGGATTGGTCTCCCGGTTTCAAATCAAAAGATGACCTCGAAAATTTCAAAAAATGTATCTCGAGCCCCAGCCATCTCAAAGCAGCCCTTGGGTACTATCGCGCCTCTTTGGGCAACGGTAAAAAAACAGACACGTACAACGCCATAGAGACAAAAGGTCTTGAGCCCTTGAAGCAGCCAACACTTTATTTGCATGGCAAAAAAGATGGCTGCATTGGCGTCGAATTGGCTGAAGAAGCGCGAAGCACTTGTCCTTGGCTTGAGGTCAGGGTTCTGGATCAAGTCGGACACTTCATGTAA
- a CDS encoding SiaB family protein kinase, protein MDLNQAIGLRNQLRTHKVIMAYNGAISDELMLTLADLLKTRMLAQDDPKRSKTIFSVFMEGVQNLIWHGGDDSDTSGMILITQDQGQVTIMCGNRIAQKDTLDLRDRLSQIVNADKETIRQLYREGMSSSNEHEGPGAGLGLLEIARRSSQPISYAFVDVDKDTVDFILAATI, encoded by the coding sequence ATGGATCTCAATCAGGCGATTGGTTTACGTAACCAGCTAAGAACTCACAAAGTCATCATGGCCTATAACGGTGCCATTTCAGATGAACTGATGTTGACCTTGGCCGATTTGCTGAAAACTCGGATGTTGGCCCAAGACGATCCCAAACGCTCCAAAACCATTTTTTCGGTTTTCATGGAGGGCGTGCAAAACTTGATATGGCACGGTGGGGACGATTCAGACACATCGGGCATGATTTTGATTACCCAAGACCAGGGGCAAGTCACCATCATGTGCGGAAACAGGATTGCTCAAAAAGACACCCTTGATTTGAGGGATCGACTCAGTCAAATCGTCAACGCGGACAAAGAAACCATTCGTCAACTTTACCGTGAAGGCATGTCCAGCTCAAACGAACATGAAGGGCCTGGAGCAGGTTTGGGGCTGTTGGAAATTGCCCGACGATCCAGCCAACCGATCAGTTACGCTTTTGTGGATGTTGACAAAGATACTGTCGACTTCATTTTGGCCGCGACCATTTAA
- a CDS encoding SOS response-associated peptidase, with product MCTLFTPTQRTPWVKKNLGVDLPVGYPDETYPGYAAPLVVKSHRSGRVASGLARFGLVPAWAKDDKISRYTYNARSETAAEKPSYRAAWRQRQFGLVLVDDFYEPSYESGKAVRWRIQLDSGDPFGIACLWDRWQEPDTGAWVVSFSMLTVNADEHPVMRQFHKPGDEKRTPVIIAPHLHDTWLSADTEQATRLLTWSHMPELVAMPAPLIRPSNQRHDLSRSAGAIP from the coding sequence GTGTGTACCCTTTTTACGCCAACGCAACGCACCCCTTGGGTCAAGAAAAACCTGGGGGTCGATTTGCCCGTGGGCTATCCCGATGAAACCTACCCGGGTTACGCAGCCCCCTTGGTGGTCAAAAGCCACCGGTCTGGGCGTGTGGCCAGTGGTTTGGCCCGATTCGGCTTGGTTCCGGCTTGGGCCAAAGACGACAAGATCAGCCGCTACACCTACAACGCCCGCAGTGAAACGGCTGCAGAAAAGCCCAGCTACCGCGCGGCATGGCGGCAAAGGCAATTTGGCTTGGTGTTGGTCGACGACTTTTACGAACCCAGCTATGAGTCAGGCAAGGCGGTTCGCTGGAGGATTCAACTGGACTCTGGTGATCCGTTTGGCATTGCCTGCCTTTGGGACCGATGGCAAGAACCCGACACAGGGGCATGGGTCGTCAGCTTTTCGATGCTGACGGTGAATGCCGACGAGCATCCGGTGATGCGACAGTTTCACAAGCCCGGCGATGAAAAGCGCACGCCCGTCATCATCGCCCCACACCTGCACGATACATGGCTGAGTGCCGATACAGAACAGGCAACTAGACTGCTCACATGGTCACACATGCCAGAATTGGTGGCCATGCCAGCGCCATTGATCCGCCCAAGCAACCAACGTCACGATCTGTCACGATCAGCAGGAGCTATCCCATGA
- a CDS encoding DUF6803 family protein, giving the protein MNMTHYMELLATNQPWNLLIFMAVPVILAETLAITELYVLFTRRNEGWVHSLNRAAGITVGLYFIGVIIYLMNTAVLPITKAGEWRTIIDVIAVGSYLIGGLPLIYIALQELDLVNSKASDEDKRKVHAVCVALFLVFGHIAMIAGMLDPALLGFGADTATDMPMMHNH; this is encoded by the coding sequence ATGAACATGACGCATTACATGGAGTTGCTTGCGACTAACCAACCATGGAACCTGTTGATTTTTATGGCGGTGCCAGTGATCTTGGCGGAGACCTTGGCGATTACAGAACTTTATGTTCTGTTCACAAGGCGTAATGAAGGCTGGGTTCACAGCCTCAACCGAGCTGCTGGCATTACCGTCGGCTTGTACTTCATTGGTGTCATCATTTATTTGATGAACACGGCAGTTTTGCCCATCACAAAAGCAGGCGAATGGCGAACCATCATTGATGTGATCGCAGTTGGTAGCTACTTGATAGGCGGCTTGCCATTGATTTACATTGCTCTACAAGAGTTAGATTTGGTTAACTCCAAGGCTTCCGATGAGGACAAACGTAAAGTACATGCAGTGTGCGTGGCGTTGTTCTTAGTATTTGGCCACATTGCCATGATTGCAGGAATGCTCGATCCAGCGCTGCTTGGTTTCGGTGCTGACACTGCTACGGATATGCCAATGATGCATAACCACTAA
- a CDS encoding IS30 family transposase, which translates to MYKHLSREERYQIHSLLKAKQTISEIARSLGRSRSTISRELSRGRGQRGYRAEQACAKASERAQRSRNARRLDSKVWSDVDFYLGIQWSPEQIAGKVAVSHESVYLYVYANKAAGGDLHTHLRSQKPRRKRHLCGRDRRGQIPNRRPISERPSHIEDRKQVGHWEGDTVIGAAHKQAIVTLVERKSGFAVLAKVPNKSADLVGRAIEGMLKPLSSRVKTLTVDNGKEFADHQAIDQALGIQTYFADPYCSWQRGSNENFNGLLRQYIPKKRRMETVTDEELTMIENRLNHRPRKRLGFKTPHEVFHASLNRVAVRT; encoded by the coding sequence ATGTACAAGCACCTCAGCCGAGAAGAACGATACCAAATTCACAGCCTCTTGAAAGCCAAACAGACCATCAGCGAGATCGCCCGTTCATTGGGCAGGAGCCGCAGCACCATCAGCCGCGAACTCAGCCGTGGCCGCGGTCAGCGTGGCTATCGCGCCGAACAAGCCTGCGCCAAGGCTTCTGAGCGGGCACAGCGAAGCCGTAATGCCCGCCGTTTAGATTCCAAAGTCTGGTCCGATGTGGATTTCTACCTTGGCATTCAATGGAGCCCCGAGCAGATTGCAGGCAAGGTGGCGGTCAGCCATGAGAGCGTCTATTTGTATGTCTATGCGAACAAGGCTGCCGGTGGTGATTTACACACGCACCTGCGTAGCCAAAAGCCTCGGCGCAAACGCCACCTGTGCGGGCGTGATAGACGTGGTCAGATCCCGAACCGCCGCCCGATCAGCGAGAGACCAAGCCACATTGAAGATCGCAAGCAAGTGGGCCACTGGGAAGGTGATACCGTTATTGGCGCGGCTCACAAACAAGCCATCGTGACACTGGTAGAACGCAAGAGTGGCTTTGCTGTGCTGGCCAAAGTGCCCAACAAGTCTGCTGATTTGGTGGGCCGGGCTATTGAAGGCATGCTCAAGCCCCTGAGCTCACGGGTGAAGACCTTGACGGTAGACAACGGCAAGGAGTTTGCCGATCACCAGGCCATCGATCAGGCCCTTGGCATCCAGACTTACTTTGCCGATCCGTATTGCAGCTGGCAGCGCGGCAGCAACGAGAACTTCAATGGTTTGCTGCGCCAATACATTCCCAAGAAACGGCGCATGGAAACTGTCACCGATGAGGAGTTGACTATGATCGAAAACAGATTGAATCACCGGCCCAGAAAGCGGCTGGGATTCAAGACACCCCACGAGGTGTTTCACGCCTCGTTAAACCGTGTTGCAGTTCGTACTTGA
- a CDS encoding DUF1987 domain-containing protein produces MLLNIAATDRTPEIILSSQPAKLSIKGESYPEDVSAFYGQVIQAVNSLVESPAGELTVEIQLIYINSSSIKAIFRIFEGFDEYRKKGQNVSIQWLADEDDDIMQELGEDFIDRFPNLTIKTLST; encoded by the coding sequence ATGTTGCTGAACATTGCTGCCACCGACCGCACCCCTGAAATTATCTTGAGTTCTCAACCTGCCAAGTTGAGCATCAAAGGGGAGTCCTACCCTGAGGACGTCTCAGCCTTTTATGGCCAAGTTATCCAGGCGGTCAATTCTTTGGTTGAGTCTCCTGCTGGTGAATTGACCGTTGAAATCCAACTCATCTACATCAACAGTTCCAGCATCAAAGCGATATTCAGAATATTTGAGGGCTTCGATGAATATCGAAAAAAGGGCCAGAATGTTTCCATCCAGTGGTTGGCTGATGAGGACGATGACATCATGCAAGAACTGGGTGAGGATTTCATCGACCGCTTTCCCAATTTAACCATCAAGACGCTGTCCACTTGA
- a CDS encoding FAD assembly factor SdhE, with protein sequence MTVTPILEDASLVGADRLAPLSERSLSKLRWRSRRGLLENDLFIERFFNRHATRLTVGQARGMYVLMDLSDNDLMDLLLRRTELQTEVSTEEVREVLDMLRA encoded by the coding sequence ATGACCGTTACCCCCATCCTGGAAGACGCGTCTCTGGTCGGCGCTGACCGCCTCGCCCCTTTGAGCGAGCGGTCGCTGAGCAAGCTGCGCTGGCGCAGCCGACGCGGCTTGCTCGAGAACGATTTGTTCATCGAGCGCTTTTTCAACCGCCATGCCACCCGCTTGACGGTTGGACAGGCCCGGGGCATGTACGTGCTGATGGACCTGTCAGACAACGATCTCATGGACTTGCTGCTGCGCCGCACGGAGCTGCAGACCGAGGTCAGCACCGAAGAGGTGCGTGAAGTCCTGGACATGCTGAGAGCCTGA
- a CDS encoding DUF3147 family protein — protein sequence MQWLFTKYLISAGVVVVISEVAKRSGKLGGLMAALPLITLLSMVWMYIEQAPEAKIAEQAFFTFWYVIPTLPMFLVFPFLLARFGFWLSMGIGAALTITCFFVFSLVLRQFGIELL from the coding sequence ATGCAGTGGCTATTTACCAAGTACTTGATATCAGCAGGCGTCGTTGTCGTGATTTCTGAAGTAGCAAAGCGCAGTGGGAAGCTGGGTGGCCTTATGGCAGCGCTACCTTTAATCACTCTGCTTTCTATGGTTTGGATGTACATCGAGCAAGCCCCTGAAGCAAAGATTGCAGAACAAGCATTTTTTACCTTCTGGTACGTCATACCAACACTGCCTATGTTTTTGGTTTTCCCATTTCTGTTGGCGCGATTTGGATTTTGGTTATCAATGGGGATCGGCGCAGCACTTACGATTACTTGCTTTTTCGTCTTCAGCCTTGTTCTTAGACAGTTTGGAATCGAGTTGTTGTAA
- a CDS encoding succinate dehydrogenase iron-sulfur subunit: MTLRTFQIYRYDPDKDAKPYMQTIQVELDGNERMLLDALMKLKAVDPSISFRRSCREGVCGSDAMNINGKNGLACLTNMNTLPGTIVLKPLPGLPVIRDVIVDMTQFFKQYHSIKPYLINSTIPPETERLQSPEERDELNGLYECILCASCSTSCPSFWWNPDKFVGPAGLLQAYRFIADSRDEATAERLDNLEDPYRLFRCHTIMNCVDVCPKGLNPTKAIGKIKEMMIRRAV; the protein is encoded by the coding sequence ATGACCCTACGCACTTTTCAGATCTACCGCTACGACCCTGACAAGGACGCCAAGCCTTACATGCAGACCATCCAGGTCGAACTGGACGGCAACGAACGCATGTTGCTCGACGCCCTGATGAAGCTCAAGGCCGTGGACCCCAGCATCTCTTTCCGCCGCTCTTGCCGCGAAGGCGTGTGCGGCTCGGACGCGATGAACATCAACGGCAAAAATGGTCTGGCGTGTCTCACCAACATGAACACCCTGCCCGGCACCATCGTGCTCAAGCCACTGCCCGGCCTGCCCGTGATCCGCGACGTGATCGTGGACATGACCCAGTTCTTCAAGCAGTACCACTCGATCAAGCCTTACCTGATCAACAGCACCATCCCACCCGAAACCGAGCGCCTGCAAAGCCCGGAAGAGCGTGACGAGCTGAACGGTCTGTACGAGTGCATCTTGTGCGCCAGCTGCTCGACCAGCTGCCCCAGCTTCTGGTGGAACCCCGACAAATTCGTGGGCCCCGCCGGTTTGCTGCAAGCCTACCGCTTTATCGCCGACAGCCGCGACGAAGCCACCGCCGAGCGCCTGGACAACCTGGAAGACCCTTACCGTTTGTTCCGCTGCCACACCATCATGAACTGCGTCGATGTCTGCCCCAAGGGTCTGAACCCCACCAAGGCCATCGGCAAGATCAAAGAAATGATGATCCGCCGCGCCGTCTGA
- a CDS encoding citrate synthase has translation MKLADNKATLSFSNGSPSIDMPVYSGNIGPDVIDIRKLYAQSGMFTYDPGFLSTASCQSAITYIDGDKGELLYRGYPIEQLANKADYLDTCYLLLNGELPVGQQSKDFHKLVNQHTMVNEQMQFFLRGFRRDAHPMAVLTGLIGALSAFYHDSTDINNPDHRHIAAIRLIAKMPTLVAMAYKYGVGQPYMYPRNDLSYAGNFLRMMFGTPCEDYVVNPVLERAMDRIFTLHADHEQNASTSTVRLCGSSGTNPFAAIAAGVACLWGPAHGGANEACLTMLEDIQKMGGVSKVGEFMNQVKDKNSGVKLMGFGHRVYKNYDPRAKLMQETCDEVLKELGLENDPLFKLAKELEKIALEDEYFVSRKLYPNVDFYSGIVQRAIGIPVNLFTGVFALARTVGWIAQLNEMISDPEYKIGRPRQLFTGSVRRDVQR, from the coding sequence ATGAAACTCGCCGATAACAAAGCCACCCTGTCCTTCTCCAATGGCAGCCCCAGCATCGACATGCCTGTGTACTCGGGCAACATCGGCCCGGACGTCATCGACATCCGCAAGCTGTACGCACAAAGCGGCATGTTCACCTACGACCCAGGCTTCCTGTCCACCGCGTCTTGCCAATCGGCCATCACTTACATCGACGGTGACAAGGGCGAATTGTTGTACCGCGGCTACCCCATCGAGCAGCTGGCCAACAAGGCCGACTACCTGGACACTTGCTACTTGTTGCTCAATGGCGAGCTGCCTGTCGGCCAGCAAAGCAAGGACTTCCACAAGTTGGTCAACCAGCACACCATGGTCAACGAGCAGATGCAGTTCTTCCTGCGTGGCTTCCGTCGTGACGCACACCCCATGGCCGTGTTGACGGGCCTGATCGGCGCTTTGTCGGCCTTCTATCACGACAGCACCGACATCAACAACCCGGATCACCGCCACATTGCCGCGATCCGCTTGATCGCCAAGATGCCCACCTTGGTGGCCATGGCTTACAAATACGGTGTGGGCCAGCCCTACATGTACCCCCGCAACGACCTGTCGTACGCTGGCAACTTCCTGCGCATGATGTTTGGCACCCCTTGCGAAGACTATGTGGTCAACCCCGTGCTCGAACGCGCCATGGACCGCATCTTCACCCTGCACGCTGACCACGAGCAAAACGCCTCCACCTCCACCGTGCGCCTGTGCGGTTCGTCCGGCACCAACCCATTTGCCGCCATCGCTGCGGGCGTGGCCTGCTTGTGGGGCCCAGCTCACGGCGGCGCCAACGAAGCCTGCCTGACCATGCTCGAAGACATCCAGAAAATGGGTGGCGTGTCCAAAGTCGGCGAGTTCATGAACCAGGTCAAAGACAAGAACTCCGGCGTCAAGCTGATGGGCTTCGGTCACCGCGTTTACAAAAACTACGACCCACGCGCCAAATTGATGCAAGAAACTTGCGACGAAGTTCTGAAGGAACTGGGCTTGGAAAACGACCCCCTGTTCAAGCTGGCCAAAGAGCTGGAAAAAATCGCCCTGGAAGACGAATACTTCGTCAGCCGCAAGCTCTACCCCAACGTGGACTTCTACTCCGGCATCGTGCAACGCGCCATTGGCATTCCCGTGAACCTGTTCACTGGTGTGTTCGCCCTGGCCCGTACCGTCGGCTGGATCGCCCAACTGAACGAAATGATCAGCGACCCCGAGTACAAAATCGGCCGCCCACGCCAGCTCTTCACCGGCTCTGTGCGCCGCGACGTGCAGCGTTGA
- a CDS encoding PP2C family protein-serine/threonine phosphatase, with the protein MINLADSPILVSGAFFAAAVETLKEFNHLGQSVLAKHNIDSIDRTLFYPNQLRVDLFEAVYERFGDAGLTWIGLESPGQFFSLQELERSPLRLRLNEPEFQFDERLHSNPVELDRYFQNFLNAYCEEVSKILVASTLKADYPVGQFLRPHPSGFPLHYLIQLNSKLAKTYSLWSRGTVQYNLRLHLPDGWDFQLTLNKELTHELVSHSEYFFDLVIMPMAPDQNRAYCVLKDRLECREALLKAALDQTFKQEQALKRVHDKTMESIRYAAAVQLNQLPKVSPKHGFKDFAVLWEPKDIIGGDTWWLSPEDSPGPVTLAVVDCTGHGVPGAMTAMLVSNTLSRLFAEDPFCTLEAAAAGIGQALAQSFGSFDQNSDVANGCDLVLIQQVPQSHQLRLGLAGIDVMHYRNAQKKLDWIESPRNGISAKPSADLPMAIRHIDYSAGDRLLITTDGLTDQVGGGERLRSFGYGRTNALFESSQEKSVNEVVESLMNAMDTWRGIHERRDDVTLVCIDL; encoded by the coding sequence ATGATTAATTTAGCGGACTCTCCAATCCTCGTTTCAGGGGCCTTCTTTGCGGCAGCGGTTGAAACGCTCAAAGAGTTCAACCACTTGGGTCAGTCGGTTTTGGCCAAACACAACATCGACTCGATTGATCGAACGCTTTTTTACCCCAATCAGCTGCGCGTCGACTTGTTTGAAGCTGTTTACGAGCGGTTTGGTGATGCTGGATTGACCTGGATTGGACTGGAGTCGCCTGGGCAGTTTTTTTCACTCCAAGAACTCGAACGTTCTCCACTGCGGCTTCGACTCAACGAGCCCGAGTTCCAGTTCGATGAGAGGCTTCACTCCAACCCTGTTGAACTGGACCGATATTTTCAAAATTTTTTGAACGCCTACTGTGAGGAAGTGAGCAAGATTCTTGTCGCTTCGACTTTGAAGGCCGATTACCCAGTAGGGCAGTTTTTACGACCACATCCATCGGGTTTTCCGCTCCATTACCTCATTCAACTCAATTCCAAATTAGCCAAGACTTATTCGCTCTGGTCACGAGGCACCGTTCAGTACAACTTGCGCCTACACTTACCCGATGGTTGGGACTTTCAATTAACACTCAACAAAGAACTGACCCACGAGTTGGTGTCTCATTCAGAGTATTTCTTTGACTTGGTGATCATGCCAATGGCGCCTGATCAAAATCGGGCCTATTGCGTATTGAAGGATCGGCTCGAATGCAGAGAGGCTCTTCTGAAAGCAGCCTTGGACCAAACCTTCAAGCAAGAACAAGCACTCAAACGAGTCCATGACAAAACCATGGAATCCATTCGTTATGCGGCAGCCGTTCAACTCAATCAATTGCCCAAAGTGAGCCCAAAGCACGGATTCAAAGACTTTGCAGTTCTTTGGGAGCCCAAAGATATCATTGGAGGCGACACCTGGTGGCTGTCTCCTGAAGACTCGCCTGGACCGGTGACATTGGCCGTTGTAGATTGCACTGGACACGGTGTGCCAGGGGCCATGACCGCCATGTTGGTGAGCAACACCTTATCCCGATTGTTTGCTGAAGATCCGTTTTGCACTTTGGAGGCTGCAGCCGCTGGCATAGGCCAAGCCTTGGCTCAATCCTTTGGCAGTTTCGACCAAAACAGCGACGTGGCCAACGGCTGCGATTTGGTTTTGATTCAGCAGGTGCCTCAGTCTCATCAACTGCGACTGGGACTGGCGGGCATCGATGTCATGCACTACCGAAACGCCCAAAAGAAACTTGACTGGATAGAGTCACCCCGCAATGGCATCTCAGCGAAGCCCAGCGCAGACCTTCCAATGGCGATTCGTCACATCGACTATTCAGCTGGAGACCGCTTACTCATCACCACCGACGGGCTGACCGATCAAGTGGGGGGCGGAGAAAGACTGCGTTCATTCGGTTATGGCCGAACCAACGCCCTGTTCGAGTCGAGCCAAGAAAAATCGGTCAATGAGGTCGTGGAAAGTCTGATGAACGCGATGGACACTTGGCGCGGCATTCACGAGCGCCGAGACGATGTGACGCTTGTTTGTATTGACCTCTGA
- a CDS encoding aldolase, producing the protein MKPHQTFEAILSLRADLALALRAAAAQGLSEGVCNHFSVAVPGQEDWFLLNPRGLHWSEVQAADIVMCNAQGEQLAGRHEVEPTAMFIHAAVHRIARKSVVLHTHMPYATALTLTAARALDTTLSQTAMRFHGRLAVDPHYNGLALDMTEGERIAHAMHGADVVFLGNHGVIVCGERVDYAYDDLYYLERACQAQVLAASTGGPLMPVDAALAARVAEQTHGERLQSELFFASLRRTIGSEPS; encoded by the coding sequence ATGAAACCCCATCAAACCTTTGAAGCGATTTTGTCGCTGCGAGCAGATTTGGCGCTGGCCTTGCGTGCAGCAGCCGCTCAGGGGCTGAGTGAGGGTGTTTGTAACCACTTCAGCGTGGCGGTACCCGGTCAGGAGGACTGGTTTTTACTCAACCCGCGTGGCCTGCATTGGAGTGAGGTGCAAGCGGCTGACATCGTGATGTGCAACGCACAGGGCGAGCAGCTGGCCGGTCGTCACGAGGTGGAGCCTACGGCCATGTTCATCCATGCTGCGGTACACCGGATCGCGCGCAAATCGGTGGTGTTGCATACCCACATGCCTTACGCGACCGCGCTCACCTTGACGGCAGCGCGAGCCTTGGACACCACCTTGTCGCAGACCGCCATGCGCTTTCATGGTCGCCTGGCAGTTGACCCACACTACAACGGCCTGGCCCTGGACATGACCGAGGGCGAACGTATCGCCCATGCCATGCATGGTGCGGACGTGGTCTTCTTGGGCAACCATGGCGTCATCGTCTGCGGTGAACGTGTGGACTACGCCTATGACGACCTTTATTACCTAGAGAGGGCCTGCCAGGCGCAGGTGCTGGCGGCTTCAACGGGGGGGCCTTTGATGCCCGTGGATGCAGCTCTGGCAGCCCGTGTGGCGGAACAGACCCACGGCGAGCGGTTGCAGTCTGAGCTCTTTTTCGCCAGCCTGCGTAGGACGATTGGATCTGAACCTTCTTGA